A genomic region of Ignavibacteria bacterium contains the following coding sequences:
- a CDS encoding N-6 DNA methylase — MLDAETRRRIDTARDILVGKLPDPKSQVEQITIALIYKFMEDMDREAVEMGGKRTFFTGDFEKYSWSNIFNPRLGGHEMLNLYAEAIARMSQNPNLPELFRNIFKNAYLPYRDPEILKLFLKTINEFTYDHSERLGDAFEYLLSVLGSQGDAGQFRTPRHIIDFMVEIISPKKNELILDPACGTAGFLISSYKYIMRENTSEKFRSRNGNGIGNLLTTEEKKKLLTNFKGYDISPDLVRISLVNMYLHGFVNPQIYEYDTLTNEERWNEYADVILANPPFMTPKGGIKPHKRFSVQSNRSEVLFVDYIAEHLTPTGRAAVIVPEGIVFQSARAYKQLRKMLVENFLIAVVSLPAGVFNPYSGVKTSILIMDKELAKKTDSILFVKIENDGFDLGAQRRPIDKNDLPDALQVIREYIDKVRNGKVDEFNAEEKPCSALLVKKEKLAENGEYNLTGDRYRVVERRKHQKWPMVRLGEVLELSGKDRVGEEELPIMSITMYRGLIDQDEKFKKRIASKNIENYKKVYKDELVVGFPIDEGVLGFQTKYKVAAVSPAYDIWKLKEQANIFIPYLEIIFRSKQAREIYKSRMRGTVSRRRDIPASDFLEIQIPLPPLEVQQEIVAEIEGYQKIIDGCKQVIDAWKPDVETYLEEELKAYLAQHPEKQEELANGWPMVKLGEVCEKISDTIEPNNLKGEVKYIGLEHIESNTGNLIGSIVAQYENIKSTKNVFQEKDILYGKLRPNLNKVHLTKFSGICSTDIYVFRTKKNIKPEYLDCFLRSKNFNKQVLQGLGGAQLPRVNFNYMVNLQIPLPPLEVQSRIVDKIESERKVIDSLKEMIKIYKEKIKKVIDRVWGGIKYNKLYKEVNI, encoded by the coding sequence ATGCTCGACGCTGAAACCAGAAGAAGAATAGACACTGCCCGTGATATACTTGTTGGGAAATTACCTGACCCTAAAAGTCAGGTGGAACAGATTACCATCGCACTGATTTACAAATTTATGGAGGATATGGATAGAGAGGCAGTTGAAATGGGCGGTAAACGGACATTTTTCACGGGTGATTTCGAAAAATACAGCTGGAGCAATATATTTAACCCTCGCCTTGGTGGTCATGAAATGCTCAATTTGTATGCAGAAGCCATTGCACGTATGAGCCAGAACCCAAACCTGCCCGAGCTTTTCCGAAACATTTTTAAAAATGCTTATCTGCCCTATCGCGATCCCGAAATCCTCAAGCTCTTTTTGAAAACAATTAACGAATTCACATATGACCATTCCGAGAGACTTGGAGATGCTTTTGAATATCTGCTTTCGGTTCTTGGAAGTCAGGGTGATGCCGGACAATTTCGCACACCGCGTCATATCATTGATTTTATGGTAGAAATTATCAGCCCAAAGAAAAATGAACTTATCCTTGACCCTGCATGTGGAACGGCTGGTTTTTTAATTTCCTCATACAAATACATTATGCGCGAAAATACTTCTGAAAAATTTCGTTCCAGAAATGGCAATGGAATAGGAAATTTGCTTACTACAGAAGAAAAGAAAAAACTACTCACCAACTTTAAAGGATATGATATTTCTCCAGATTTGGTAAGAATTTCGCTTGTCAATATGTATCTGCATGGATTTGTAAACCCTCAAATTTATGAATATGATACATTGACAAATGAAGAGAGGTGGAACGAATATGCTGATGTTATTCTTGCCAATCCTCCATTTATGACACCAAAGGGAGGTATCAAACCGCATAAAAGGTTCAGTGTACAGAGTAATCGCAGTGAAGTTCTTTTTGTAGATTACATTGCCGAACATCTTACCCCCACGGGGAGAGCTGCAGTGATTGTGCCTGAAGGCATTGTTTTCCAGAGTGCCAGAGCCTATAAACAGCTTCGCAAGATGCTTGTAGAAAATTTTCTTATAGCTGTTGTCTCCCTGCCTGCTGGTGTTTTTAATCCATATTCTGGGGTGAAAACTTCTATCCTTATAATGGACAAAGAACTTGCTAAAAAGACCGATAGCATTTTGTTTGTAAAAATTGAAAACGATGGCTTTGACCTTGGTGCCCAGCGCCGCCCAATTGACAAAAACGATCTGCCCGATGCCCTGCAGGTTATTCGTGAATACATTGATAAAGTAAGAAATGGCAAAGTAGATGAATTTAATGCCGAAGAAAAACCCTGTTCTGCCCTGCTGGTGAAAAAAGAAAAACTTGCCGAAAACGGCGAATACAACCTCACCGGCGATAGATACCGCGTGGTAGAAAGACGCAAACACCAGAAATGGCCAATGGTACGGTTGGGGGAGGTTTTAGAATTATCTGGAAAAGATCGTGTTGGTGAAGAAGAATTACCAATCATGTCAATAACAATGTATAGAGGACTAATCGATCAAGATGAAAAATTTAAAAAGCGTATAGCAAGTAAAAATATTGAAAACTATAAAAAAGTATATAAAGATGAATTAGTAGTAGGCTTCCCCATTGATGAAGGAGTACTTGGTTTTCAAACAAAATATAAAGTAGCTGCTGTAAGTCCTGCATATGATATTTGGAAGTTAAAAGAGCAAGCTAACATCTTCATTCCCTATTTGGAAATAATATTCCGTTCTAAACAAGCACGGGAAATCTATAAATCTAGAATGAGAGGTACAGTAAGTCGTAGAAGAGATATACCAGCTTCAGATTTTCTTGAAATTCAAATCCCCCTTCCGCCACTTGAAGTGCAGCAAGAGATCGTGGCAGAGATAGAGGGCTACCAGAAGATAATCGATGGCTGCAAGCAGGTGATAGACGCATGGAAGCCCGATGTCGAAACCTACCTTGAAGAAGAACTCAAAGCCTACCTTGCCCAGCACCCTGAGAAGCAGGAAGAACTCGCCAATGGCTGGCCAATGGTTAAGCTGGGGGAAGTGTGTGAGAAGATTTCAGATACAATTGAACCAAACAATTTAAAAGGAGAAGTGAAATATATTGGATTAGAACATATTGAATCAAATACTGGGAATTTAATAGGTTCCATTGTAGCTCAATATGAGAATATAAAAAGCACCAAAAATGTATTCCAAGAAAAAGATATTTTATATGGAAAACTTAGGCCTAATTTAAATAAAGTTCATTTAACAAAATTTTCTGGTATCTGTTCCACAGATATTTATGTTTTTAGAACTAAAAAAAATATTAAACCAGAATATCTTGATTGCTTTCTAAGATCAAAAAATTTTAATAAGCAGGTTTTACAAGGATTAGGTGGTGCGCAATTACCAAGGGTTAATTTTAATTACATGGTCAATCTTCAAATTCCCCTTCCGCCCCTTGAAGTCCAGAGCCGTATAGTCGATAAAATCGAATCCGAGCGGAAGGTAATCGACAGCCTGAAGGAAATGATCAAAATCTACAAAGAAAAAATTAAAAAAGTGATTGATAGAGTGTGGGGGGGTATAAAATATAACAAATTATATAAGGAGGTAAACATATGA
- the cas1b gene encoding type I-B CRISPR-associated endonuclease Cas1, whose translation MKNNIYIFSNSILSRKNNTFKIEKISDVEAVHEIDIYEDERERVILPSPKYEGDGDPKYLPAETIEAFYSFGEVRFNSQFLKCLSYYSIPLHIFNYYGNYVGSFIPADSEADGSIILVQSSFYFDYQKRLYIAKNILEAAARNILDNLNTYLYEGIELEDEIISINSLLDLIRIASSIDELRGIEGNIRNIYYQCWTNIFKQKFEFEKRIKNPPIGIVNSLISFGNSLLYAVCISEIYRTRLNPYIGFIHEAGDKKHSLAYDISEIFKPIITDKVIFKMINLKMISEKDFKVKNEFYLLKENAKQKFIEEFERRLSTVITHKRLNRRISYRSLIRMECFNLINYMTGKLKSYEPYRAS comes from the coding sequence ATGAAAAATAATATTTACATATTTTCAAATTCAATCCTGAGCAGAAAGAACAATACTTTTAAAATTGAAAAAATTTCTGATGTTGAGGCAGTTCATGAAATTGATATTTATGAAGATGAAAGAGAAAGAGTTATCCTCCCTTCACCTAAATATGAAGGAGATGGAGATCCAAAATATTTACCAGCTGAAACAATTGAAGCTTTTTATTCATTCGGAGAGGTTAGATTCAATTCTCAGTTCTTAAAATGCTTAAGTTATTACTCCATACCACTTCATATTTTTAATTACTATGGTAATTATGTTGGAAGTTTTATCCCAGCTGATAGTGAAGCTGATGGTTCAATAATCTTAGTTCAGTCAAGTTTTTATTTTGATTATCAAAAACGTTTATACATTGCAAAAAATATTCTCGAAGCAGCTGCAAGGAATATTTTAGATAACCTTAATACATATCTTTACGAGGGAATTGAACTTGAAGATGAAATTATCAGCATAAATTCTTTGCTTGATCTAATCAGGATCGCAAGTTCTATTGATGAACTAAGAGGAATTGAAGGTAACATTAGAAATATTTATTACCAATGCTGGACAAACATATTCAAACAAAAATTTGAATTTGAAAAAAGAATCAAAAATCCACCAATTGGAATTGTTAATTCTTTAATCTCTTTTGGCAATTCACTCCTCTATGCTGTTTGTATTTCGGAAATATACAGGACACGGCTCAACCCATATATTGGATTTATTCACGAAGCCGGCGATAAAAAACACTCATTAGCTTATGATATTTCAGAAATCTTTAAGCCAATTATTACCGACAAAGTAATTTTCAAAATGATTAATCTAAAAATGATTAGTGAAAAAGATTTTAAAGTCAAAAATGAATTTTATCTACTAAAAGAAAATGCAAAACAGAAATTTATAGAGGAATTTGAAAGAAGATTAAGCACAGTTATTACTCATAAACGATTAAATAGAAGAATCTCTTATCGTTCCTTAATTAGAATGGAATGCTTTAACCTTATTAACTATATGACAGGAAAACTTAAATCCTACGAACCTTATCGGGCAAGTTAA
- a CDS encoding DEAD/DEAH box helicase family protein, with product MPEKEARARIKINRLLEEAGWRFFDNEEGKANILLENRTKITVETLNELGENFEQTKNGYIDFLLLDENGFPLAVLEAKSEDKNPLFGKEQARRYALSQNCRFVILSNGNIHYLWDLERGNPHIISKIPSLKAIKGYETFKPDRNRLANEIVNDDYIVLTQKPDYKNDPSYINETTRKRFIEDNKLRFLRKYQLLAIKSIQKAVNEGKDRFLFEMATGTGKTLVSAAVIKLFLRTGNARRVLFLVDRLELEEQAFKAFREYLKNDYTTVIYKENRDDWRKAEIVVSTIQTFLSKNRYKRSFSPDDFDLVISDEAHRSIGGNSRAVFEYFIGFKLGLTATPKNYLKNIDITKLGENDPRQLERRLLLDTYKTFGCEDGEPTFRYSLIDGVKDGFLVNPVVADARTEITTQLLSDEGYAVIMQTEDGETIEEIFVHKDFEKKFFSENTNKSFCEVFLKNALRDPVSNEIGKTIVYCVSQNHAAKITQILNELADKMFPGKYQSDFAVQVTSSIPDAQQFSINFANNNLSGYGNFLPYYKTSKTRVCVTVAMMTTGYDCPDILNLCLMRPIFSATEFIQIKGRGTRKYNFSNDITDLKVKNDLGEKIKDKFKIFDFFANCEYFEEKFNYDEILELPKSSPSGTGTGGDINSPQIEYYKNTQPDQIVLIKETVIGSDGMKIDRMYFQKFEQKVLEHPTIKELAAAERWDELITYLEKYILNKPEEYFTLEKLRKSINIDRRISLREIIEKILGIIPYFKTRDELLEEEFDKFDSRYLPKEEYFEYAKTVFKAYILDDEFRNIIESGNFALLNLSPYGEAFKRLSPELRKAIPEYIKDFVSLNKFVA from the coding sequence ATGCCTGAAAAAGAAGCCAGAGCAAGAATTAAAATCAATAGGTTACTCGAAGAGGCAGGTTGGCGATTTTTTGACAATGAAGAAGGCAAAGCAAATATCCTTCTAGAAAACAGGACAAAAATTACTGTAGAAACTCTAAATGAATTGGGTGAAAATTTCGAACAAACAAAGAATGGATATATTGACTTTTTACTTCTTGATGAAAACGGTTTTCCACTGGCTGTTTTGGAAGCAAAGTCCGAAGATAAAAATCCGCTATTTGGTAAAGAACAAGCTCGAAGATATGCTCTATCACAAAATTGTCGCTTTGTAATTCTTTCTAATGGGAATATTCATTATCTCTGGGATCTGGAAAGAGGAAATCCTCATATCATAAGTAAAATTCCATCATTAAAAGCAATAAAAGGATATGAAACTTTTAAGCCTGATAGAAATCGTTTAGCTAATGAAATTGTCAATGATGATTATATAGTTCTGACACAAAAGCCCGATTACAAGAATGATCCATCATATATTAACGAAACTACACGCAAACGTTTCATAGAGGATAATAAATTACGATTTCTAAGAAAGTATCAATTACTCGCAATCAAATCTATTCAGAAAGCGGTTAATGAGGGGAAAGATCGTTTCCTTTTTGAAATGGCAACAGGTACAGGCAAAACTCTAGTTTCAGCTGCTGTGATTAAATTATTTTTAAGAACCGGGAATGCACGTCGAGTTTTATTCCTGGTGGATCGTCTTGAACTTGAAGAACAGGCATTTAAGGCTTTCCGAGAATATCTTAAAAATGATTATACAACAGTGATTTATAAAGAAAATCGTGATGATTGGAGAAAAGCCGAAATTGTTGTCTCAACTATTCAAACATTCCTTTCAAAAAACAGATACAAAAGATCATTCTCTCCTGATGATTTTGATCTGGTGATTTCTGACGAAGCACATAGAAGCATAGGAGGTAATAGTCGGGCAGTTTTCGAGTATTTTATTGGATTTAAACTCGGTCTTACTGCTACACCGAAAAATTATTTAAAGAACATTGATATAACAAAACTTGGTGAAAATGATCCTCGACAACTGGAAAGAAGACTACTTCTTGATACTTACAAAACATTTGGTTGTGAAGATGGAGAACCAACTTTTAGATACTCACTTATTGATGGTGTAAAAGATGGGTTTCTGGTAAACCCGGTTGTAGCAGATGCTCGAACGGAAATAACAACTCAATTACTTTCTGATGAAGGTTACGCTGTTATTATGCAGACCGAGGATGGTGAAACGATTGAAGAAATATTTGTTCACAAAGATTTTGAAAAGAAATTCTTTTCTGAAAATACTAATAAATCATTCTGTGAAGTTTTCCTGAAAAATGCTCTTAGAGATCCAGTAAGCAACGAAATCGGTAAAACAATAGTTTACTGCGTCTCACAAAACCATGCTGCCAAAATAACTCAAATCCTTAATGAATTAGCGGATAAAATGTTCCCCGGAAAATATCAATCAGATTTTGCTGTTCAGGTAACTTCAAGCATTCCAGATGCACAACAATTTTCTATTAACTTTGCCAATAATAACCTTTCCGGTTATGGTAATTTCTTACCTTATTACAAAACAAGCAAAACCAGAGTATGCGTAACAGTTGCGATGATGACAACAGGATATGATTGCCCGGATATTCTTAACCTTTGCTTGATGAGGCCTATATTCTCAGCTACAGAATTCATCCAAATTAAAGGCAGAGGTACCAGAAAATATAATTTTTCTAATGATATTACTGATCTAAAGGTCAAAAACGATTTAGGCGAAAAGATAAAAGATAAATTCAAGATTTTTGATTTCTTTGCAAACTGTGAATACTTCGAAGAAAAATTTAATTACGATGAAATTTTAGAATTACCCAAAAGTTCACCAAGCGGTACAGGTACAGGCGGCGATATTAACAGTCCTCAAATAGAATACTATAAAAATACTCAGCCTGATCAAATTGTATTAATTAAAGAAACCGTCATTGGCTCTGATGGAATGAAAATCGACCGTATGTATTTTCAAAAATTTGAACAAAAGGTGCTTGAACATCCAACAATAAAAGAATTAGCAGCAGCCGAAAGATGGGATGAATTGATCACATATCTTGAAAAATATATTCTCAATAAACCCGAAGAATATTTTACACTCGAAAAGTTACGAAAATCAATTAATATTGATCGCAGAATTTCATTAAGAGAAATCATTGAAAAAATTCTTGGCATAATTCCTTACTTCAAAACTCGAGATGAACTCCTTGAAGAAGAGTTTGATAAATTTGACAGTCGATACCTTCCAAAAGAAGAATATTTTGAATACGCAAAAACAGTATTTAAAGCCTATATACTCGATGATGAATTCAGAAACATTATAGAGAGCGGTAATTTCGCTCTCTTAAATCTTTCGCCATATGGTGAAGCATTCAAGCGATTATCCCCAGAACTTCGTAAAGCTATTCCAGAATATATAAAGGATTTTGTTTCACTAAATAAATTTGTTGCATAA
- the cas2 gene encoding CRISPR-associated endonuclease Cas2, with product MKFIIPENKVFYIAVYDIADEKRLPKVLKIFRKYMNWVQNSAFEGELNSKQFHALVNELLGVIKKDQDSIIFYHAEEQKHIGKKVVGIEKNEITKFF from the coding sequence ATGAAATTTATAATCCCGGAAAATAAAGTGTTCTACATAGCCGTGTATGATATAGCAGATGAAAAAAGACTGCCCAAAGTTCTAAAAATTTTTAGAAAATATATGAATTGGGTTCAAAATTCCGCCTTCGAAGGCGAGCTGAATTCAAAACAATTCCATGCACTTGTTAATGAACTTTTAGGAGTTATCAAAAAAGATCAAGATTCAATCATTTTCTATCATGCTGAAGAGCAAAAACATATTGGCAAAAAAGTTGTTGGAATTGAAAAGAACGAAATAACAAAATTCTTTTGA
- a CDS encoding TrpB-like pyridoxal phosphate-dependent enzyme: MESKKFLLNESDIPKFYYNILADLPEPLPPVLHPGTKQPITPDDLKPLFPMELIKQEVSSERYIEIPKEVVDVYKIWRPTPLIRAYNLEKFLDTPARIYYKYEGTSPTGSHKPNTAVAQVFYNKLEGIKKLTTETGAGQWGSALSFAGSLFGVEVKVFMVKVSYHQKPYRKIMMESFGAKVIPSPSTETNSGKKILSENPDHPGSLGVAISEAVEVAALNSDTNYSLGSVLNHVMLHQSIIGLEAMKQFELANDEPDILIGCVGGGSNFAGFTFPFIGKMLRENKNYKVIAVEPAACPSLTLGKYTYDFGDTAHLTPLIKMHTLGSTFIPPKIHAGGLRYHGMAPTVSFLKEKNLIEARAVEQNECFEAGLIFAKTEGIIPAPESTHAVRVAIDEALKCKETGEKKVIAFNLSGHGNFDLQAYDDYLSNRLSNNKLDYKQIEMSIAEVPVV; encoded by the coding sequence ATGGAATCAAAAAAATTTCTTTTAAATGAATCTGATATTCCAAAATTTTATTACAACATTCTTGCTGATTTGCCCGAACCTTTACCACCTGTACTTCATCCAGGAACAAAACAACCAATTACACCTGATGATTTAAAACCTCTTTTCCCTATGGAATTGATTAAGCAAGAAGTTAGTAGTGAAAGATATATCGAAATTCCCAAAGAAGTAGTTGATGTTTACAAAATTTGGAGACCAACTCCTTTGATTAGAGCATATAATCTGGAAAAGTTCTTAGATACGCCTGCAAGAATTTATTATAAATACGAAGGTACGAGTCCAACTGGAAGTCACAAACCAAATACCGCTGTGGCTCAAGTTTTTTATAATAAATTAGAGGGGATAAAAAAGTTAACAACAGAAACCGGTGCAGGTCAGTGGGGTTCCGCTTTGTCTTTTGCCGGCTCATTGTTTGGTGTGGAAGTAAAAGTCTTTATGGTTAAAGTGAGTTATCATCAAAAACCGTATAGAAAAATTATGATGGAAAGCTTTGGTGCAAAAGTAATTCCAAGTCCCAGTACAGAAACGAATTCAGGGAAGAAAATATTAAGTGAAAATCCTGATCATCCGGGTAGTCTTGGAGTTGCAATAAGTGAGGCAGTAGAAGTTGCAGCTTTAAATTCAGATACTAATTATTCCCTGGGAAGTGTTTTAAATCATGTGATGCTTCATCAATCAATAATTGGACTTGAAGCAATGAAACAATTTGAATTGGCAAATGATGAACCTGATATTTTAATTGGTTGTGTTGGCGGTGGAAGTAATTTTGCTGGCTTTACTTTTCCATTCATTGGAAAAATGTTAAGAGAAAATAAAAATTATAAAGTTATAGCAGTTGAACCTGCTGCATGCCCAAGTCTAACGCTTGGAAAATACACTTATGATTTTGGTGATACAGCTCACTTAACTCCTTTGATCAAAATGCATACGCTTGGTAGTACATTTATTCCACCAAAAATTCATGCGGGCGGATTGAGATATCACGGTATGGCTCCAACGGTGAGTTTCCTGAAAGAAAAAAATTTAATTGAAGCGAGAGCAGTTGAACAAAATGAATGTTTTGAAGCAGGTTTGATTTTTGCTAAAACTGAAGGGATAATTCCTGCACCCGAATCGACACACGCTGTTAGAGTAGCGATTGATGAGGCATTAAAGTGCAAAGAAACTGGTGAGAAAAAAGTCATTGCATTTAATTTGAGTGGTCATGGAAACTTTGATCTTCAGGCATATGATGATTATTTATCAAATAGATTATCAAATAATAAACTTGATTATAAACAGATCGAAATGAGCATAGCAGAAGTTCCTGTAGTTTAA
- a CDS encoding Fic family protein yields the protein MSKLNTLPPTIDVETRAILKQLSQAHRYLAELKGISKTIPNEAILINTLPLLEAKDSSAIENIITTHEEIYKENLFENFISNPNAKEVQNYAKALKMGYDALKNKQLLTSSIILSIQEIIVSNNAGYRKLPGTELKNTSTGETIYVPPQDYDTIVQLMQNLEQYINNDNLHPVDPLIKMAIIHYQFESIHPFYDGNGRTGRIINILYLVQKGLLDLPILYLSSYIIKTKADYYRLLQEVRDKGNWEDWILYMLKGIEITSKGTIYLINEISKLMKEYKHTIRSKYKFYSQDLLNNLFKHPYTKIEYLHKDLNIHRQTAASYLDKLAKGGLLKKEKIGKNNYFINDPLFRLFANFDLTSEISLSKS from the coding sequence ATGAGTAAACTAAATACGTTACCACCAACTATTGATGTTGAGACTAGAGCGATACTCAAACAACTTTCTCAGGCACATCGTTATCTGGCAGAGTTGAAAGGGATTTCAAAAACAATTCCAAATGAAGCTATCCTGATAAATACACTGCCGTTACTTGAAGCAAAGGATAGCTCTGCCATTGAAAATATTATTACAACGCACGAAGAAATCTATAAAGAAAATCTATTTGAAAATTTTATATCAAATCCCAATGCAAAAGAAGTTCAAAACTACGCTAAAGCTTTGAAAATGGGGTACGATGCTCTAAAAAATAAACAACTTCTTACTAGTAGTATCATCTTAAGTATCCAGGAAATTATAGTTTCTAACAACGCAGGATATAGGAAGCTTCCTGGAACAGAACTTAAAAATACATCCACTGGTGAAACTATATATGTTCCCCCTCAGGATTATGATACAATTGTCCAACTCATGCAGAATCTCGAACAATACATAAATAATGACAACCTTCATCCAGTCGATCCTTTAATTAAAATGGCAATAATTCATTATCAGTTTGAATCAATACACCCCTTCTACGATGGCAACGGAAGAACAGGAAGAATAATTAATATTCTTTATCTTGTCCAGAAAGGTTTGCTTGATTTACCAATACTTTACTTAAGTAGTTACATCATTAAAACGAAAGCTGATTATTATCGCTTGCTTCAGGAAGTAAGAGATAAAGGGAATTGGGAAGATTGGATTTTATATATGCTTAAAGGTATAGAAATTACATCGAAAGGTACAATTTATCTTATCAACGAAATATCAAAACTAATGAAGGAATATAAACATACAATCAGAAGTAAGTATAAATTCTATTCTCAGGATTTACTCAATAACCTTTTTAAACATCCGTATACAAAGATTGAATATTTGCATAAGGATTTGAATATTCATCGACAAACTGCAGCGAGTTATCTGGATAAATTAGCAAAAGGTGGACTGCTTAAGAAAGAAAAAATAGGGAAAAACAACTATTTTATTAACGATCCTTTGTTCCGGTTATTTGCAAACTTTGATTTAACTTCAGAAATATCGTTATCGAAGAGTTAA